In Lachnospiraceae bacterium, one DNA window encodes the following:
- a CDS encoding stage III sporulation protein AF has protein sequence MGELLLDWARNILFFTVFLSVISHLLADRSYEKYIRFFAGMVLILITISPLKGGLNFQEQAGILFEEFSDFWEKQQAGEVLADVDKNRMGMFFSEYKKETEKRIGEMAEAEGFVCGGAEVTLQERSESSDYGRVEKIRLHLKKEENVDGEQNEGDTGGLDKVKSSEKTEGRTDGESNVSVKVEIPDVKAGLSGKKKEILGTGSLQEQQLKRKVAQYYGLEEACVEIWWEDDPGEVAVPAPAGSDINDTVHAISGEQQ, from the coding sequence ATGGGAGAGTTATTACTCGACTGGGCCAGAAATATCCTGTTTTTTACGGTGTTTTTGTCTGTGATCAGTCATTTGCTGGCAGATCGTTCTTATGAAAAATATATCCGTTTTTTTGCGGGAATGGTATTGATATTGATAACCATAAGCCCTTTAAAAGGCGGATTGAACTTCCAGGAGCAGGCTGGCATATTATTTGAAGAATTTTCTGATTTCTGGGAAAAACAGCAGGCTGGGGAAGTGCTGGCAGATGTGGATAAAAACAGGATGGGAATGTTTTTTTCGGAATATAAAAAGGAGACAGAAAAGCGTATAGGGGAAATGGCGGAAGCAGAAGGCTTTGTGTGTGGAGGAGCAGAGGTTACGTTGCAGGAAAGGTCAGAAAGCAGTGATTATGGCCGGGTGGAGAAGATCCGGCTGCACCTGAAAAAAGAAGAAAATGTGGATGGAGAGCAAAATGAAGGGGATACCGGTGGATTGGATAAGGTAAAAAGCAGCGAAAAGACGGAGGGAAGGACTGATGGTGAAAGTAATGTATCCGTAAAAGTAGAAATCCCAGATGTAAAAGCCGGACTGTCCGGGAAAAAGAAGGAGATTTTGGGAACCGGTTCTTTACAGGAGCAGCAGCTTAAAAGAAAGGTGGCGCAGTATTATGGACTGGAAGAAGCTTGTGTCGAAATTTGGTGGGAAGATGACCCGGGAGAAGTGGCTGTTCCTGCTCCTGCTGGGAGTGATATTAATGATACTGTCCATGCCATTTCCGGGGAGCAGCAGTAA
- a CDS encoding SpoIIIAH-like family protein: MKIRNMKQVTERVKGLKGRKLFRRNQIIITTLAVMIAAAGYLNYAGKRDLEAGSRLSQAGSLELSEEDLMAENLAAQSETVSDILSLDNDPAEGEVAEAGPEDTSLALGDNGTGGEASTQEGELSGNSTDTGNTGESADPAGYENPGEAVLTSGMSVADYIAGVQLSREQIRAKNKETLMSLINSTNIDEAAKQQAIQDMIRITEISEKENAAETLLMAKGFADPVVSITDDKVDVVIHASSITDPQRAQIEDIVKRKAEVGADQIIITLLNMAD, translated from the coding sequence ATGAAGATCAGGAATATGAAGCAGGTCACAGAACGGGTAAAAGGTTTAAAGGGCAGAAAGCTGTTTCGGCGCAATCAGATCATTATCACAACGCTGGCGGTGATGATCGCGGCAGCGGGGTATCTGAACTATGCGGGAAAACGGGATCTGGAGGCGGGAAGCCGTTTATCCCAGGCAGGAAGCCTGGAGCTTTCAGAGGAAGACCTGATGGCGGAAAACCTGGCGGCACAGTCAGAAACGGTTTCGGACATTTTAAGTCTGGACAATGACCCGGCAGAGGGGGAAGTGGCAGAGGCAGGTCCGGAGGATACAAGTCTTGCACTGGGGGATAATGGAACCGGTGGGGAAGCTTCCACTCAGGAAGGGGAACTTTCAGGAAACAGTACAGATACAGGAAATACTGGCGAAAGTGCGGATCCGGCAGGTTATGAAAATCCGGGAGAAGCTGTTTTGACCAGTGGTATGAGCGTAGCGGATTACATAGCAGGTGTGCAGCTTAGCAGAGAGCAGATCCGGGCAAAGAATAAAGAAACATTAATGAGCCTTATTAACAGCACTAATATTGATGAGGCAGCGAAACAGCAGGCTATCCAGGATATGATCCGCATTACGGAAATATCAGAAAAGGAAAATGCGGCCGAGACTCTTCTTATGGCAAAAGGCTTTGCAGATCCGGTAGTGAGCATTACTGATGACAAGGTAGATGTAGTTATCCATGCATCTTCCATTACAGATCCACAGCGGGCCCAGATCGAAGATATTGTAAAGCGCAAGGCAGAAGTAGGGGCAGACCAGATCATTATCACGCTGCTTAATATGGCAGATTAA
- the dxs gene encoding 1-deoxy-D-xylulose-5-phosphate synthase → MILEQIKGPENLKNMSPEELCVLAGEIRTFLIEKISHTGGHLASNLGVVELTIALLRTFDLPKDKIIWDVGHQSYTHKILSGRMQEFDELRQYGGLSGFPKRKESPYDAFDTGHSSTSISAGLGIAQGRDILGEDYKVVSVIGDGALTGGMAYEALNNAARMKKNFIIVLNDNKMSISENVGGMSRYLGGLRTGNGYNDLKKNVADTLERIPVVGERMIDRIKRTKNSIKQLFIPGMLFENMGITYLGPVDGHNIQALCKVFKEAQKLDHAVLVHVLTKKGKGYEPAEKNPAAFHGVSPFDIKTGRPVAEKKYPTYTDVFSKKMCQLGETHPELVAVTAAMPDGTGVAAFGKRFPDRFFDVGIAEAHAVTSAAGMAAAGLRPVVAVYSSFLQRGYDQILHDVCIQNLPVIFAVDRAGLVGSDGETHQGIFDYSYLTSIPNMSVAAPKNLWELRAMLDFAMDYKAPFAIRYPRGTAYRGLKEFMQPISYGKGEMLYEEEDIALLAVGSMVSTGEHVREKLKEEGYSCTLANARFVKPFDKELVERLAKNHRLIVTMEENVLQGGFGLPVTAYIHEHHPQVKVLNIALPDAYVEHGNVSVLREGLGIDSDSIIRKLKTEGWL, encoded by the coding sequence ATGATATTGGAACAGATAAAGGGGCCGGAAAATTTAAAAAATATGTCCCCTGAAGAGCTTTGCGTTCTTGCCGGGGAAATACGTACCTTTCTCATTGAAAAGATCAGTCATACAGGAGGCCATCTGGCGTCAAATCTTGGGGTTGTGGAGCTGACCATTGCATTGCTGCGCACATTTGATCTGCCAAAAGATAAGATTATCTGGGATGTAGGTCATCAATCTTATACCCACAAGATCTTAAGCGGGCGTATGCAGGAATTTGATGAACTGCGCCAGTACGGCGGGTTAAGCGGTTTTCCAAAACGGAAGGAAAGCCCTTATGATGCCTTTGATACAGGTCACAGCTCTACTTCTATTTCTGCAGGTCTTGGCATTGCCCAGGGCCGGGATATCCTGGGGGAAGATTATAAGGTGGTATCTGTCATCGGAGACGGAGCTCTTACAGGAGGCATGGCATATGAGGCTTTGAATAATGCGGCCCGTATGAAGAAAAACTTTATCATTGTCTTAAATGACAATAAAATGTCCATTTCAGAAAATGTAGGCGGCATGTCCAGATATCTTGGCGGTCTGCGCACAGGAAACGGATATAATGATCTGAAGAAAAATGTAGCAGATACATTAGAACGTATCCCGGTAGTAGGAGAACGTATGATCGACCGGATCAAGCGGACGAAAAACAGCATCAAGCAGCTGTTTATTCCGGGAATGCTTTTTGAAAATATGGGTATTACCTATCTGGGACCGGTAGACGGGCACAATATCCAGGCTTTATGTAAGGTTTTTAAAGAAGCCCAGAAGCTGGATCATGCAGTTTTAGTCCATGTATTGACAAAAAAAGGAAAAGGTTATGAGCCGGCAGAGAAGAATCCGGCAGCTTTCCATGGTGTCAGTCCATTTGATATAAAAACAGGCAGACCGGTGGCGGAAAAGAAATATCCCACCTATACAGATGTATTTTCCAAAAAAATGTGTCAGTTAGGTGAGACACATCCAGAGCTGGTAGCAGTGACGGCAGCTATGCCGGATGGTACCGGGGTGGCGGCTTTTGGAAAAAGATTCCCGGACCGTTTCTTCGATGTGGGTATTGCAGAAGCCCATGCTGTGACCAGTGCTGCAGGCATGGCGGCAGCAGGGCTGCGGCCGGTGGTAGCAGTTTATTCTTCTTTTTTACAGAGAGGTTATGACCAGATTTTACATGATGTCTGTATCCAGAACCTGCCGGTTATCTTTGCAGTGGACAGGGCGGGACTGGTAGGAAGCGATGGTGAGACCCATCAGGGGATCTTCGATTATTCCTATCTTACATCTATTCCAAACATGAGTGTGGCAGCACCGAAAAATCTCTGGGAGCTGCGGGCCATGCTGGATTTTGCCATGGATTACAAGGCTCCATTTGCCATCCGTTATCCAAGGGGAACGGCATACAGAGGCTTAAAAGAGTTTATGCAGCCTATTTCCTATGGAAAAGGGGAAATGCTTTACGAAGAAGAGGATATTGCCCTGCTGGCTGTGGGAAGCATGGTAAGTACGGGCGAACATGTAAGAGAAAAATTAAAAGAAGAGGGTTATTCCTGTACACTGGCAAATGCCCGTTTTGTAAAGCCTTTTGATAAGGAACTGGTGGAACGGCTGGCAAAGAACCACAGACTGATCGTTACCATGGAAGAAAATGTACTCCAGGGAGGTTTTGGACTTCCTGTGACTGCTTATATCCATGAACATCATCCTCAGGTAAAGGTCTTAAATATAGCACTTCCTGATGCTTATGTTGAGCATGGGAATGTGTCTGTTTTAAGGGAAGGACTGGGAATCGACAGTGATTCCATTATCCGTAAATTAAAAACAGAAGGCTGGCTTTAG
- a CDS encoding Asp23/Gls24 family envelope stress response protein, which translates to MAEENRSTHKVYEKDKIGEVQIADEVVAIIAGLAATEVEGVDSMAGNITNELVGKLGMKNLSKGVKVDVTEEHVSVDLSLNIRYGYNIPAVSEQVQEKVSTAIENMTGLTVLDVNIKIAGVNMEES; encoded by the coding sequence TTGGCAGAAGAAAATCGCAGCACACATAAAGTATATGAAAAAGACAAGATCGGGGAAGTACAGATCGCAGATGAGGTAGTAGCGATCATCGCAGGTCTTGCTGCTACGGAAGTAGAAGGTGTAGATTCCATGGCAGGAAATATCACCAATGAACTGGTTGGAAAGCTTGGCATGAAGAATTTAAGCAAGGGCGTAAAGGTAGATGTAACAGAAGAACATGTATCTGTAGATCTTTCCTTAAATATCCGCTATGGCTACAATATCCCTGCTGTCAGCGAACAGGTTCAGGAAAAGGTAAGCACAGCCATTGAAAATATGACCGGTCTTACAGTTCTGGATGTGAACATCAAGATCGCAGGCGTGAACATGGAAGAAAGCTGA
- a CDS encoding stage III sporulation protein AE codes for MENDMGIGEEIRKIQEYLNQLQPGNTSISFTELMEVLLQGNMKEALNTAGKMLQSALFSQAKEGQVLLVQVALLGLTGAVFSHAASAFKGSQIPETAFYVIYLLIFTCLAGSFLSSIQITAQVLDQILEFVRLLMPAYFISVAFAGGSASAAAFYEIALGAAWAVQWLCRRGFLSFVRVYGMLVLGDHMMEEPCFSKLTDLIGKMVSWGMRAILGLTLGLQIVQSLVLPYADSAGKSAVMKFAEMVPGLGQATGAAARLVFGSSVLIKNSMGAAAVIILAVITLVPVVKLAVLMVMYQGAAALLQPVCDKRIISCIQGMAAGHGLLLRITLYSLLVFVLVIAITCAGTNVSYLAA; via the coding sequence ATGGAAAATGATATGGGTATCGGGGAGGAAATCAGGAAGATACAGGAATATTTAAATCAGCTTCAGCCTGGAAATACATCAATTTCTTTTACAGAACTGATGGAAGTTCTGCTTCAGGGAAATATGAAGGAAGCTTTAAATACAGCAGGCAAAATGTTACAGTCAGCCTTGTTTTCACAGGCAAAAGAAGGACAGGTCCTTTTGGTACAGGTAGCTCTTTTAGGGCTTACAGGGGCAGTGTTTTCCCATGCTGCCTCTGCATTTAAAGGAAGCCAGATACCAGAAACTGCTTTTTACGTGATCTATCTGCTGATCTTTACCTGTCTGGCAGGAAGCTTCTTATCCAGCATCCAGATCACAGCCCAGGTCTTAGACCAGATATTAGAATTTGTCCGCCTGCTTATGCCGGCTTATTTTATCAGCGTGGCTTTTGCAGGGGGAAGTGCCAGTGCTGCTGCTTTTTATGAGATTGCACTGGGAGCTGCCTGGGCTGTCCAGTGGCTGTGCAGAAGGGGATTTTTATCCTTTGTCCGTGTTTACGGTATGCTGGTCCTTGGAGATCATATGATGGAAGAACCATGCTTTTCAAAGCTTACCGATCTGATCGGGAAAATGGTTTCATGGGGGATGCGGGCGATATTGGGACTGACACTGGGACTTCAGATCGTCCAGTCGCTGGTGCTTCCCTATGCAGACAGCGCCGGGAAGTCTGCTGTTATGAAATTTGCGGAAATGGTGCCGGGGCTTGGACAGGCAACAGGAGCAGCAGCCCGGCTTGTATTTGGAAGCAGTGTATTGATCAAAAACAGTATGGGAGCAGCAGCGGTCATTATCCTGGCAGTGATCACACTGGTGCCTGTAGTGAAGCTGGCAGTTCTTATGGTCATGTATCAGGGGGCGGCGGCTCTTTTACAGCCGGTATGTGATAAACGGATCATTTCCTGTATACAGGGAATGGCGGCGGGACATGGACTGCTGCTTCGTATTACATTATATTCCCTTCTGGTATTTGTCCTGGTCATTGCCATAACCTGTGCCGGTACTAATGTCAGCTATCTGGCAGCATAG
- a CDS encoding TlyA family RNA methyltransferase, which yields MKERLDVLLVKRNLAESREKAKALIMSGIVYVNGQKEDKAGTTFDETAPIEVRGNTLKYVSRGGLKLEKAMTHFGVELKGKICMDVGASTGGFTDCMLQNGAVKVYSVDVGHGQLAWKLRNDERVVCMEKTNIRYVTHENIPDEIGFSSIDVSFISLTKVLGPVKALLKDDGQVVCLIKPQFEAGREKVGKKGVVRDKAVHLEVIEMVIAFAKSIGFEILNLEFSPIKGPEGNIEYLLHLQNHPEGEDGPVIYEEMPVDPVKIVEEAHAALDKE from the coding sequence ATGAAGGAACGGTTGGATGTACTGCTTGTAAAGAGAAACCTGGCAGAATCCAGAGAAAAGGCGAAAGCTTTGATCATGTCCGGTATTGTTTATGTAAATGGACAGAAAGAGGACAAAGCAGGTACTACTTTTGATGAAACAGCACCTATTGAGGTGAGAGGAAATACATTAAAATATGTTAGCCGGGGTGGATTGAAATTAGAGAAGGCCATGACCCATTTTGGCGTAGAGTTAAAAGGCAAGATCTGTATGGATGTTGGTGCTTCTACCGGTGGATTTACAGACTGCATGCTTCAGAACGGGGCAGTAAAGGTGTACTCTGTAGATGTAGGACACGGACAGCTTGCATGGAAGCTTCGCAACGATGAACGCGTGGTATGCATGGAAAAGACGAATATCCGCTATGTGACCCACGAAAACATTCCTGATGAGATCGGATTTTCCAGCATTGATGTTTCTTTTATTTCCCTGACCAAGGTGCTTGGGCCTGTAAAGGCTCTTTTAAAGGATGATGGCCAGGTAGTATGTCTGATCAAGCCGCAGTTTGAGGCAGGAAGAGAAAAAGTAGGCAAAAAAGGTGTTGTAAGAGATAAGGCTGTTCATTTAGAGGTTATTGAAATGGTCATTGCCTTTGCAAAATCCATTGGATTTGAGATCTTAAACCTGGAATTTTCACCGATCAAAGGACCGGAGGGAAATATTGAATACCTGCTGCATCTGCAGAACCATCCGGAAGGAGAAGATGGTCCGGTCATTTATGAGGAAATGCCTGTTGATCCGGTAAAGATCGTAGAGGAAGCACACGCAGCACTGGATAAAGAGTAA
- the nusB gene encoding transcription antitermination factor NusB: protein MTRRELREHCFKMLFSVDFYTTGEEAKAQMEQYFQSPEEDDTASDGTLQVVHKVDIGEKDQEYLRERTSRIVDLVDEIDKKIDEVAAGWKTKRMGKVELAILRLAVYEMLYDNTIPEKVSVNEAVELAKKFGGNESPAFVNGVLAKFIPKEGAKEEAEPAKEEIEAKEEIKAKEETEEAKETVKEEKKEQE, encoded by the coding sequence ATGACAAGAAGAGAATTAAGGGAACATTGTTTTAAAATGCTGTTCTCTGTGGATTTTTATACAACCGGTGAAGAAGCAAAAGCACAGATGGAGCAGTATTTCCAGTCACCGGAAGAAGACGATACAGCTTCTGACGGCACTCTTCAGGTAGTGCATAAGGTTGATATTGGGGAAAAGGATCAGGAATATCTTCGGGAGAGAACTTCCAGGATAGTAGATCTGGTAGATGAGATCGATAAAAAGATCGACGAAGTGGCAGCCGGATGGAAGACAAAGCGTATGGGAAAGGTAGAACTTGCCATTTTACGTCTTGCGGTTTATGAGATGCTTTATGATAATACCATTCCGGAAAAGGTATCAGTAAACGAGGCAGTAGAGCTGGCGAAAAAATTCGGCGGAAATGAATCTCCTGCTTTTGTAAACGGTGTCCTTGCTAAATTCATTCCTAAGGAAGGTGCAAAAGAAGAAGCAGAGCCGGCAAAAGAAGAAATAGAGGCAAAAGAAGAAATAAAAGCAAAAGAAGAAACAGAAGAAGCAAAAGAAACAGTCAAAGAAGAGAAAAAAGAGCAGGAATAA
- the xseA gene encoding exodeoxyribonuclease VII large subunit, which yields MGSVYTVSQVTSYIKNMFTQDFALNRISIKGEVSNCKYHTSGHIYFTLKDGGAQIAAVMFAGQAKSLDFHLTEGQEVVVSGTVDVYERDGRYQLYAKEIKREGRGDLFLRFEKLRDELEEMGMFDGCYKQPIPKYAKKIGIVTASTGAAIRDIMNITARRNPYVQLILYPALVQGEQAKYSIVKGIKTLDALGLDVLIVGRGGGSIEDLWAFNEEMVARAIFECQTPVISAVGHETDVTIADYVADLRAPTPSAAAELAVFDYKQFEETVAAYKLLLDKAANRKLEQARFRLEQCRMRLKLKNPERRVNDRRQQLADMEECLNRLMQEALKESRRSIEKRTERLNYLMAGKLEKEKHRLALDASRLEGLSPLKKLSAGYGFVQKKSGEALRSVTQVKPGDTVCVYVTDGSLETLVKEVRPDDIRKVRTSTPFRK from the coding sequence ATGGGAAGCGTTTATACCGTATCCCAGGTGACTTCATATATTAAAAATATGTTCACCCAGGATTTTGCGTTGAACCGCATTTCTATAAAGGGAGAAGTGTCCAACTGCAAATATCATACATCCGGCCATATTTATTTTACATTAAAGGACGGCGGCGCACAGATTGCCGCCGTCATGTTTGCAGGACAGGCAAAAAGTCTGGATTTTCATTTGACAGAGGGGCAGGAAGTGGTAGTGTCCGGGACTGTAGATGTATATGAAAGGGACGGACGTTACCAGCTTTATGCAAAAGAGATCAAAAGGGAAGGCAGAGGCGATCTGTTCCTGCGCTTTGAAAAACTGCGGGATGAACTGGAAGAAATGGGAATGTTTGATGGATGCTACAAACAGCCTATTCCCAAATATGCAAAAAAGATTGGTATCGTTACTGCTTCTACCGGCGCAGCAATCCGTGATATCATGAATATCACAGCTAGACGCAACCCTTATGTCCAGCTGATACTGTATCCGGCCCTTGTTCAGGGAGAACAGGCAAAATACAGCATTGTAAAAGGAATAAAAACACTGGATGCCTTAGGTCTGGATGTTCTGATCGTAGGACGAGGCGGTGGTTCCATTGAAGATCTTTGGGCATTTAATGAGGAAATGGTTGCAAGGGCCATTTTCGAGTGCCAAACTCCGGTAATATCTGCAGTGGGTCATGAAACAGATGTGACCATTGCTGATTATGTAGCAGACCTGCGGGCTCCTACGCCTTCTGCGGCGGCAGAGCTGGCAGTTTTTGATTATAAGCAGTTTGAAGAAACAGTAGCTGCGTATAAGCTGCTCTTAGACAAGGCGGCGAATAGAAAGCTGGAGCAGGCCCGTTTTCGTCTGGAGCAGTGCCGGATGCGTTTAAAACTTAAAAATCCGGAGCGCCGGGTCAATGACCGCAGGCAGCAGTTAGCGGATATGGAAGAATGTTTAAACCGGCTGATGCAGGAAGCCTTAAAAGAAAGCAGGCGAAGCATAGAGAAACGCACAGAACGTTTAAACTATCTGATGGCGGGAAAACTGGAAAAAGAAAAACATCGTCTGGCTCTTGATGCCAGCCGGTTAGAGGGACTTTCTCCTTTAAAGAAACTAAGTGCCGGATACGGCTTTGTACAAAAGAAGTCAGGGGAAGCCTTAAGAAGCGTAACCCAGGTAAAGCCGGGAGATACAGTCTGTGTATATGTAACGGACGGCTCTCTGGAAACCCTTGTAAAAGAAGTAAGACCGGATGATATCAGAAAGGTGCGCACCAGTACACCCTTTCGTAAATAA
- the xseB gene encoding exodeoxyribonuclease VII small subunit, translating into MAGRKKTEAALEKETSIEENFARLEDIIKKLEDGESSLEETFAGYEAGMKLVRSLSSQIDKVEKQIQILSEGEDNE; encoded by the coding sequence ATGGCAGGAAGAAAGAAAACAGAAGCGGCTTTGGAAAAGGAAACCAGCATCGAGGAGAATTTCGCCCGCCTGGAAGATATTATAAAAAAGCTGGAAGATGGGGAAAGTTCCCTGGAGGAGACTTTTGCGGGGTATGAGGCAGGAATGAAGCTTGTGAGGTCTTTAAGCAGTCAGATCGATAAAGTAGAAAAACAGATCCAAATATTGAGTGAGGGTGAAGACAATGAGTGA
- a CDS encoding stage III sporulation AC/AD family protein — MNILTVGAAGVAAVLLAVWMKGVRGEYALYVVIAAQLFFLFYGIGRLKEILDIIRQMESYIKIRPVYLVTLLKMTGVTYAAEFASGICKDAGYGALGKQIEIFGKLTILAVSMPVLLALFGTLDQILA; from the coding sequence ATGAATATATTGACAGTCGGTGCAGCCGGGGTCGCGGCGGTGCTTTTAGCAGTGTGGATGAAGGGGGTAAGGGGAGAATATGCTCTGTATGTGGTAATCGCAGCACAGCTGTTTTTCCTGTTTTACGGCATTGGCCGGTTAAAAGAAATACTGGATATTATCCGGCAGATGGAGTCATATATAAAAATACGGCCGGTGTATCTGGTCACGCTCTTAAAAATGACCGGCGTTACCTATGCTGCAGAATTTGCCTCAGGCATATGTAAAGATGCAGGATATGGGGCGCTGGGAAAACAGATCGAGATTTTTGGAAAACTGACCATACTGGCTGTAAGTATGCCGGTGCTGCTGGCTCTTTTTGGAACTTTGGACCAGATACTGGCATGA
- the spoIIIAC gene encoding stage III sporulation protein AC, with the protein MDVNLIFRIAAVGILVSVICQVLKHSGRDEQAFLTSLAGLVMVLFWMIPYIYDLFETMKRLFLL; encoded by the coding sequence ATGGATGTAAATCTCATTTTCAGGATCGCGGCAGTGGGGATACTGGTGTCGGTCATCTGCCAGGTCCTTAAACATAGCGGAAGGGATGAACAGGCATTTTTAACCAGTCTGGCAGGTCTTGTAATGGTGCTTTTCTGGATGATCCCGTACATATATGATCTGTTTGAGACTATGAAACGGCTGTTTTTGTTATAA
- a CDS encoding polyprenyl synthetase family protein: protein MSDNTVFKTELEERINKINEQIESYLPEEKGHQSTIFEAMNYSVRAGGKRLRPLFMQEICRLFTGEVQPAVVPFMAAIEMIHTSSLVHDDLPCMDDDMMRRGKASTWAEYGEDMGVLAGDALMIYAFEVAAKAFNEVSEADDLKRVGRAIEILAAKTGIYGMIGGQTVDVELSGGPIPKDKLDFIYRLKTGALIEASMLIGAVLGGAAEEDCKIVESLAGKVGLAFQIQDDILDVTGDQKVLGKEAGSDEKNQKTTYVTIEGLEKAKKDVEILSAQAIEDLNKLPGNNEFLENLIRILIKRQK, encoded by the coding sequence ATGAGTGATAATACAGTATTTAAAACAGAACTGGAAGAAAGAATCAATAAGATCAATGAGCAGATCGAAAGTTATCTGCCAGAGGAAAAGGGACATCAGAGTACGATCTTTGAGGCTATGAATTACAGTGTGAGAGCAGGCGGAAAACGTCTTCGCCCACTGTTCATGCAGGAGATCTGCAGACTGTTCACAGGAGAAGTACAGCCGGCAGTGGTACCGTTTATGGCAGCTATTGAGATGATCCATACATCTTCCCTGGTGCATGATGACCTTCCATGTATGGATGATGACATGATGCGCAGGGGAAAAGCAAGTACCTGGGCTGAGTATGGCGAGGACATGGGGGTTCTGGCCGGTGATGCTCTGATGATCTATGCTTTTGAAGTGGCTGCGAAGGCATTTAATGAGGTTTCTGAGGCAGATGACCTAAAAAGAGTGGGACGTGCCATTGAAATACTGGCTGCAAAAACTGGTATTTATGGTATGATCGGCGGACAGACGGTAGATGTAGAGTTATCCGGCGGCCCGATTCCGAAGGATAAACTGGATTTTATCTATCGTTTGAAAACAGGAGCACTTATTGAAGCATCTATGCTCATCGGTGCTGTTTTAGGCGGTGCGGCAGAGGAAGACTGTAAGATCGTAGAAAGCCTTGCTGGAAAAGTGGGACTGGCATTCCAGATCCAGGATGATATCCTGGATGTGACAGGAGACCAGAAGGTCCTTGGCAAAGAGGCAGGAAGCGATGAAAAGAACCAGAAGACAACTTATGTGACCATAGAAGGCCTGGAAAAAGCGAAAAAGGATGTAGAGATCCTTTCAGCACAGGCGATTGAAGACTTAAATAAACTGCCTGGAAATAATGAATTTCTGGAGAACCTGATCCGCATCCTTATTAAGCGCCAGAAGTAA
- a CDS encoding stage III sporulation protein AG, whose amino-acid sequence MTREKWLFLLLLGVILMILSMPFPGSSSKSKGTVPGENVSLWKNSSLQENPEEKGWPDQTAENGQGEPAVRAAAAKPAADYEKELEERIAQILKSVEGVGKVDVMVVLSSSGEKVYRTDRSENTSTTKEKDASGGERDIASSQSEENTILSQQSGSTGTSPLIQKELYPEISGIIISAQGGDSPTVQAEISQAMEALFGLEPHKIKVLKRVE is encoded by the coding sequence ATGACCCGGGAGAAGTGGCTGTTCCTGCTCCTGCTGGGAGTGATATTAATGATACTGTCCATGCCATTTCCGGGGAGCAGCAGTAAAAGTAAGGGGACAGTCCCAGGGGAAAATGTATCTTTGTGGAAAAACAGCTCTTTGCAGGAAAACCCGGAGGAAAAAGGATGGCCAGACCAGACGGCAGAAAACGGCCAGGGGGAACCGGCAGTCCGCGCGGCAGCTGCAAAACCAGCAGCAGATTATGAAAAAGAACTGGAGGAACGGATCGCACAGATCTTAAAGTCGGTAGAAGGGGTTGGAAAGGTAGATGTAATGGTGGTATTAAGTTCATCTGGCGAAAAGGTGTACCGCACGGACCGGTCGGAAAATACCAGTACAACAAAGGAAAAAGATGCTTCCGGCGGAGAACGGGATATAGCAAGCAGCCAGTCTGAAGAAAATACCATTTTATCCCAACAGTCCGGCTCCACTGGTACCAGCCCACTGATCCAGAAGGAATTATATCCGGAGATATCCGGCATTATCATCAGCGCCCAGGGCGGGGATTCCCCCACTGTGCAGGCAGAAATTTCCCAGGCTATGGAAGCATTATTCGGGCTGGAACCGCATAAAATAAAAGTGTTAAAGCGGGTGGAATAA